One window from the genome of Drosophila albomicans strain 15112-1751.03 chromosome 2L, ASM965048v2, whole genome shotgun sequence encodes:
- the LOC117564019 gene encoding C-type lectin domain family 6 member A-like, protein MRVISLVLLIAVLAVQGNVPTCEESKALESTCGGYCFNVVKSLLDHSKAMQSELRYCNPNSESNIDALIEQRFKTLEAKVEKRLKDLPIKLPADIYPYEQIGSKFYLIEEGLYLNWSQANRLCLLTGGHLVHLQNRSELNAIIPRLSNNDYWLDINNILKEDDYVSKTSGKAPPFFAWFPNEPNKGQERCVELHNKFSVYAMSDAKCDSSYFNIICEKEFKD, encoded by the exons ATGAGAGTGATTAGTCTGGTGCTTTTAATCGCAGTACTCGCAGTTCAAGGGAATGTTCCG ACTTGTGAGGAATCCAAAGCGCTTGAGTCGACTTGCGGTGGCTATTGCTTCAATGTCGTCAAATCGCTGTTAGATCACTCAAAAGCAATGCAAAGTGAACTCAGATATTGCAATCCAAACTCTGAATCAAACATCGATGCCCTGATTGAACAAAGGTTTAAAACACTGGAGGCCAAGGTGGAGAAAAGGCTTAAGGATTTGCCGATTAAATTGCCAGCTGATATATATCCCTATGAGCAAATCGGTTCAAAGTTCTACTTGATTGAAGAGGGACTTTATCTCAACTGGTCTCAAGCGAATCGTCTGTGTCTCCTAACGGGCGGACATTTGGTGCACCTTCAGAATCGAAGCGAGCTGAATGCCATCATCCCGCGACTGAGCAACAACGATTATTGGCTGGATATCAACAATATCCTGAAAGAGGACGATTATGTATCGAAAACATCGGGCAAAGCACCGCCTTTCTTCGCTTGGTTTCCAAATGAGCCAAACAAGGGTCAAGAGCGCTGTGTTGAGCTGCACAATAAGTTTTCAGTGTATGCAATGAGCGATGCCAAGTGCGATTCTagttatttcaatattatctGTGAGAAGGAATTTAAAGATTAG